TAGCGATATCCCTTGCCCTTTTTGGTAAGTACATGAACCAATATGGGACCATTGGTTTCATTCTTTACAAAATTAAAAACCTCAAGCATTTCTGAAACATTGTGCCCATCTACAGGGCCAATATAGCGCAAGCCCATATCTTCAAAAAGTTTTCCGGGAATAATAACGTGTTTTACAGCATCGTCAACGGTTCGTACGATATTTCTTATACCCTTACCAACGTTTGGCAAATTCCCCAGCAGATCCCATATTTCAGATTTCAGTTTGTTATAACGCTTGTCGGTAATAACCCGGGTAAGATAGCGGGAGAGCGCGCCAACATTTTTGGATATGGACATTTCATTGTCATTTAACACCACAGTCATACGCGTTGAGCTTGTGCCCAGATTATTGAGCCCCTCAAGAGCAAGACCACCACTAAGTGAACCATCTCCTATAACCGCTACAACAGAATTATCACTTTTATGTATATCTCTTCCAACAGCAAGTCCTAAAGCTGCACTGATTGAAGTCGATGCATGTCCTACTGAAAAACTGTCATACTCACTCTCTGAAATCCTTGGGAAGCCGCTCAAACCTTCATGCTGGCGAATCGTATGAAACATCTCCCGTCTGCCGGTAAGAATCTTGTGCGTATAGGCCTGATGCCCCACATCCCATACAATTTTATCCTTCGGTGTTCTGTAACAGTGGTGCAGGGCAAGCGTCAGCTCTACAACGCCAAGGCTCGAAGCCAAATGGCCGCCTGTTTTACTCACCCTCTCGATCAAAAACTCACGGATCTCCTGTGCGAGCGTCTCCAGTGATTCTACTGGTAAGGATTGTATATCGGATGGGGAATTTATGGTTTCGAGAATGCTCAAAATAAAATCCTTTGATGTTAAACTGCCTTAAAAACTACGATTTATGCTATTTCACACACCATGTTCACTTCATCTGTGGTTACAATATATATCATCAGTGCTTTCTGAGAAAAACCTATCAGAAAAATACCTTAATAATTCATTTCGTAGCAAGGTATTAATAAACAGGTATGAGATATATGGGTGGAATTTATTGTATACTTTATTCCAAAATCTTCAAAACGGGTTGTAGAGAGGATAAAAACACCCACTGAAAATGAAAAGGATGTTACAGACGTAACGATAAACTATTTTTCAGGCACAGGGCGTAACACACAGAATCAGGAGAACCATGGACAGGGATTTATTTTTCAACCTTCTCGGTACCGATCCTCACTCTCAGGCAAGAGCTGGGGTGTTTAAAACAGGGCACAGCACCATAGAAACTCCCGTATTTATGCCTGTTGGTACGCAGGCTACGGTTAAATCACTCTCACCGCTTGAGCTTGAGCAGAGTGGTAGTTCAATAATCCTGGCCAACACCTATCACCTCCATCTGCGGCCCGGCGATGAGCTGATCAGGGATGCCGGAGGATTGCACCGCTTTGAGAACTGGAACAGATCTATTCTCACCGACAGCGGTGGCTTTCAGGTTTTTAGTTTAAGGGATATATCAAAAATCAGTGATGATGGTGTTGAGTTTCAGTCACATATCGATGGCTCGAGGCATACCTTCTCTCCTGAGCGTGTGATGGAGATACAACACAATCTTGGTGCCGATATAATAATGGTATTCGATGAATGTCCGCCTTCGGATGCTAAGCCATCCGCCATTGAAAAAGCAGTAGAAAGGACCCTGAGGTGGGCCGGACGCTGCCAGGAACACCACCACAAACTCCCTTTTCACCACGGGTATCCTCAATATCTCTTTGCTATTGTTCAGGGGGGCACATCGAGGCTTCTGCGCCAACGCTGTGCAAGGGAGCTGGTCTCCATGGATTTTCCCGGGTACGCACTGGGAGGACTGGCTGTTGGTGAAGCGATTGAAACCACTTACCAGATTGTGGAGTTCTCTGCCCCGCTGCTTCCTCAGGATAAACCCCGATATCTGATGGGGGTTGGTACTCCAAAGGATATCCTTGAGTGCATAGAACGGGGAATCGATATGTTTGATTGTGTTATGCCAACACGCAACGCACGAAATGGCTCGGTGTTTACCTGGAATGGGAAGTTAAACATACGTAACGCAAAACATATGCGGGATTTTGATCATGCCATTGACGATAACTGCGGCTGTTATGCCTGCACTAACTTCAGCCGCTCCTATATTCGTCATCTCTATATGGCCGGGGAAATACTTGCAATCAGGTTATTAACTTTACATAATATCCATTTTTATTTGGAGCTCACTAAGAGTGCCAGAGAGAGAATCCTTGAGGGTACGTTTTCTCAGTGGAAAAAAGATGTGTTGTCGGTGATGTCTTCTAAAGTAAATGATGCGATTGGAAAAGTGTGAGCAAATGACTTTTAGTGATTTAAAAGAATCCGCTGCTGGTGTGCTTGACGATTGTCTCGCGCTTAAAAGAAAGGAACGCCTGCTTGTTGTAACAGATGAGTATGGTTATGAAGTAGCCCGGGCATTGTGGGAAGCCGCAAAATCAAGGTGCAAACAACCCATGATGGTTATGATTTCACCCCACCGGTTAAGCTCTGATCCCCTAAAAAATGTTAAATCCTGGTTTTCTCAGTTTGATGCTGTTATCACTACCTTTAAGTATCCCTTTAAGCCGATCATAGAAAGTGATTACTCCACCAGACTTATTCAGATTAAGGCGCCTGTTGCGAAAAGATTTCACCGATTGATGAATATCGATTGGAAACGTCACGGCTCATTTACCAGAAAATGTGCTGCTCTTTTAAGCTCCTCCCGAACTGTTCAGGTTAAATGCCCCAATGGCAGCGATATAACATTCACCAACTCAAAGTCTTCCAATAAAGCAAACTACGGGGTTATAACATCCCCGGGAGCTGTTGGGGTGTTACCGGCCGGCTGTGCTGAAATTACACCACAGCAAGAAACATTACAGGGCACGATAGTTTTGGACAACTTCTGTGGGCATTTTCCTCTACCCCAAAGCGATTCATTTGCTCTGTATGTTGAAAACGGATCGATAGAACGTGTGCAGTCGCTTAGCTCAACCCGGGAGATTGAGATCGTATTCCAAAAAAAACGGATGCTTAAAAAGGTAAACTGTTTCGGTGCCGGTACCCATCTGACTTCAGGGGTGAAGGGGTGTTTGAATGAACATTGTATCGCACGTGGAGCCGTATATTTTTTATTTGGAGAACGCAACGGTAGTGATGAAGTCATCTTGCCTGTGGTACTAAAGAACGCATCAGTTTGGCTTGATGGACGCCTTTGGATTGACAGTGGTAATTATGTTTGAATACTTTGATAATAAAGAAGAACACACTGCTAACCATAAACTTATACTCTCTCATATTGAAAAATACGGGGTGAGGGATAAGGATGCAACTCGTTCTATGAGAAAAAAAAGAACCGGCAAAAAAAAGCTTCGACAGCGCAGAAGTACCGATTTACATGGGCTTACTTCTGAACAGGCCGAAATTAAATTAAGACGGGTTATGGATGAATGCCGCGCGGCCGGAATACGAGAGCTTCTGATTATCCATGGTAAGGGGTATCATTCATGCCTAAATACCGGACCGGTTTTAAAGGGTGTGGTAAGAGATATGCTTGGATCGGAATTTCACTCGTTCGTCAGTGGCTATGGTTCGGCTTTACCCCGTGATGGTGGGGATGGAGCTACACTGGTCCATCTTAAATATTAGCTTTTGCCTTTTTCATAAATTCTTCGTACACCGCAAGCTGATGATTACTGTTTTTTCTGCTGCAATAATGCTGGGCAGTGATCCACGCCCTCATCCTGAGATTTTCAAGGTACCGTTTATCTCTCAATAGTGAGTTTATGCCCGTTACTATTTCTTCAACACTGCCAGGGCTTATAAGTAATCCATTTTCACCGTTTTTTATGTAATCAAGTGGACCGTCAATAGCTGAAGCGACCGGGGCAAGACCACAAGCCATAGATTCTATTAAAGCAATACCAAACCCCTCCGAAATACTCGGAAGAAGCGCAATTTGGCAATCCCTTAATAAGTCAGGTAGATCTTTGTTACGGTAGGAGGGATAGATTTCTATACGCTCTTTTTCACACGAACTGAAAAGGTTTACTATACTTCTGACACATGGGCCTGTACCCAAAAACTTAACCCGTAGATGAGAATGTAGTGTGAGAAGTTTTCTAAGAGCCGGCATAGAATAGCTGATCCCTTTTTTGGTGATAAATGAACCGGTAACTGCTATTGCGGGTGTAGTGTTTTTTTTAATGGAATAGAATGGCAGGTTCGCAAAAAGGTCTGAAATATCATGTTGTACTATTATGGTCCGCCGTGGGTCTAATCGCAGTCTTTGAACCGCGTAGTCTCTTTCTGTGCTGTTTAAAAACAATACAACATCACTTTTTCTGACCGATAAAGCAACATACCAAAGCATCAGACCACCATGAAACAAAGGATATCGCCAACTGAGTTTAAGGTTCCCTCGCTTCGCTTCCTTTTTTAACCTCTTATCAGCTAATAGTTCAAAACCGTGACTTCGGGTAACAAGCAGTGGTTTGAATTCGCGAAATCGTTTGACAACAGATGCCCAAATCCAGTTATCACCGGTTGATGAATCAACTACGTCGAACCCCTTTTTTCTACCCGACTTAAAAATTCTGACAGCTACAAAGAATGGAAAAAGAATCTTCTTCAACACTTCAGGGAAGCAGGAGGGAAGGTCACTGAAAGAGAAGATGGTAACATCATGTCCCGCCATCTTAAAATATCTCGATAGCCTGAAAGTTATGCCTGGTGCACCGGAATCTGGTGTAAGGTTGTGGTGAACAGTAAGTAATATTTTCATGGTAACACAATTAGTTCAAGGAGATAGTTCTTAATTACTGTTTGGGGAGGCATTTTATTCTGTCCAATCATTGCCTGAGCTGTTGATAATCCGGTGGTTGGTTTTTGAATCCAGATCAAACCAGTGAACACTCCGTGAACCGTCACGATATTCACGTGTATATACAATTTTACGACTACCGCTAAAAACCAGAAAGCCGGGATTAATTTCACTCCAGGTTTTCATTTCATTAGAATCTATAAGCTTACTGGTCTTGTTGTTCGCTATATCGGCAATGTTGAGATCAAAAACGTTTACTCCCGATGAGAATACAATATGATTTGAAGTATCGGTCCAGCAGAAGTTTTGAACCCGGGAATTGAAGGTTATCTGTTTATGCGTGGATGAACGGCTATCGAATACCCACAAATTGTATCTTCCGGATATCGATCTTCTGTCACTTAAGTACGCGATGTATCGTCCGTCCGGGGAGAAGGATGGGGCAATATGATTAGCGTTCTCTTCCGTGCGCAATGTTGGGTGCATTCCCTCAGGATTGGTTGTATAGATCTGCCAGAAACCATCCCTTAAGGCAGCAAAAAGCATAAGCTCTCCATCGGGAGAGAATGTAAGATCCCTAACAGGCGCGTTGGGTTTATCGATAACCATTTCAATCTCGTCCCTGACGGTTGCAGGCGTGCGATAGATGGTACGGGAAGTACACCCGCTGTCTGTGCCAACAAAGTAGATCCATTTACCATCATTTGAAAAGATCGCTTCACTAACATTTTGGGACCCTGCTACTTTTCTTCTTCCAAAAGTACTTAACCGTAAGACCTCAAGAGTGGTATCTGCTGATTCTGGTTCTTCTCTTAAATAAAGCGCCATCTGTGTCTCAGTGGAGATTTGAGGACTAAAACTCCTGTAGTGCTCAGGTGCCAGGGGGATTTCTGAGAGTATCTCCATTGCTTTTACATAAGCCTGACGCGTTCCGTTTCTGGTGGAGACAAACGGGACTATTCCACCATATAATCCCTGAGAGAAGAAATCGATCCCCGATTCTGTGAGCTCAAGTTTTGCGGACACAAGATTAATTCTATCCTGTATATACGGGTCTTCAGGAATAGCTTCAGTGAGGGGATAGAGTCTGTTTGTGGTAGCTATAAGCTGACGGTCCCGGTTAAAACGTAGCGATAACGCGCCAACATACTTACCACCTTTGCCTGCAGATACAACCACTGCAGAGTTGACTTTCATGGGGGTATCGAAACGCTGATCAAGACTGCCGCAAATTATTATATCCAGTTGCGGGAAAGCTTCTGCCACTGCACGTACCGTTTCCCAGTTCTCGTGGATTACGGCAACACGGACATGGCTCTCTTTAGCATACCGTGTATTGAGTGCCAAAGTAAGTTCTTCATAAATCCCCGACAGGTTGGAAGACACCCTTTCCTCTTTTACTTTCGATGTACCGATAACATTGGTAAAGAAAAGTTTATACCCGCCTTTGTTTATCATTTCATACTCAACCATTCGGCCGGGAAGCTGGCGATGATTAGTTAGCACAACATTTGAGCGAATACCATCTCTTCTGTTGAATAGTTCCGGAAAGAACGGTGCTTCCCCCTCTCCTGGTGCTATAATATCGTACTGAAGGTGGCTGTAGTAATCCTGTATCAACTCCACCCTCAGCGGATGAGAGAGCTCTGTTACCATATTGCCTGAATTTAAAGAAAAGGCAGTCTGATAAGATCCCCCAAGATTATTGACAAGGGTGGCCTGTCGTGAAAGCCCGCCAAGGGCATCGGGTGCTGGAGGGTAGGGGATTACCTCTCCTCGTGAGTTTCCTGTGTAAATGATTCCTATCTCAAGGTTTTCATCTCTTAACGTTTCAGACCTCATCTTGCTTAATAAATCATGGGAATGCCAGTGCCCCGGATCCGTTTTAAGTGCTTTATTGAGAAAATGCCTGGCAAGCATTCTTCTGTTGCGGTTATAGTGTCTTACGGCAGTACGATAGTAGTCATCTGCCGTTTTGGGTGTCAGTTCTTCAAGTTGAAGGTTAAAATTTGCAGCCCATACTGAACCAAAGTATTCAGACTGAAGCTTCCACCCTGCATCCAGACCATAAATGCCGTAATGAAACCCCATTCCCGCGCTTAAGCCCCCTAAGCTCATACTTGTTCCGGCACTGTGCTCATAACCTGCCCGCCAGAAAAGGTGAGGGCCTGTTCGTATCTCTGTACTAATTCCCGTTACCAATGGCTCATCCGCGGTTTTCTGTAGCCCTAATCCCAAATCAAAATCAAGCTCAGGTGTCGAGTGGTTTTCGCTTCTGAGCGGGGCAATGTTTACCGAAAAACC
This region of Chitinispirillales bacterium ANBcel5 genomic DNA includes:
- a CDS encoding glycosyltransferase family 4 protein codes for the protein MKILLTVHHNLTPDSGAPGITFRLSRYFKMAGHDVTIFSFSDLPSCFPEVLKKILFPFFVAVRIFKSGRKKGFDVVDSSTGDNWIWASVVKRFREFKPLLVTRSHGFELLADKRLKKEAKRGNLKLSWRYPLFHGGLMLWYVALSVRKSDVVLFLNSTERDYAVQRLRLDPRRTIIVQHDISDLFANLPFYSIKKNTTPAIAVTGSFITKKGISYSMPALRKLLTLHSHLRVKFLGTGPCVRSIVNLFSSCEKERIEIYPSYRNKDLPDLLRDCQIALLPSISEGFGIALIESMACGLAPVASAIDGPLDYIKNGENGLLISPGSVEEIVTGINSLLRDKRYLENLRMRAWITAQHYCSRKNSNHQLAVYEEFMKKAKANI
- a CDS encoding Smr/MutS family protein, which codes for MFEYFDNKEEHTANHKLILSHIEKYGVRDKDATRSMRKKRTGKKKLRQRRSTDLHGLTSEQAEIKLRRVMDECRAAGIRELLIIHGKGYHSCLNTGPVLKGVVRDMLGSEFHSFVSGYGSALPRDGGDGATLVHLKY
- the tgt gene encoding tRNA guanosine(34) transglycosylase Tgt — its product is MDRDLFFNLLGTDPHSQARAGVFKTGHSTIETPVFMPVGTQATVKSLSPLELEQSGSSIILANTYHLHLRPGDELIRDAGGLHRFENWNRSILTDSGGFQVFSLRDISKISDDGVEFQSHIDGSRHTFSPERVMEIQHNLGADIIMVFDECPPSDAKPSAIEKAVERTLRWAGRCQEHHHKLPFHHGYPQYLFAIVQGGTSRLLRQRCARELVSMDFPGYALGGLAVGEAIETTYQIVEFSAPLLPQDKPRYLMGVGTPKDILECIERGIDMFDCVMPTRNARNGSVFTWNGKLNIRNAKHMRDFDHAIDDNCGCYACTNFSRSYIRHLYMAGEILAIRLLTLHNIHFYLELTKSARERILEGTFSQWKKDVLSVMSSKVNDAIGKV